Proteins found in one Macrobrachium nipponense isolate FS-2020 chromosome 35, ASM1510439v2, whole genome shotgun sequence genomic segment:
- the LOC135208345 gene encoding myosin-11-like produces MAQVPAEGPEDLLVISEEVLPSWSFGGILRDNLYAGLLGGLCGLLFILFLKHQDEKLACETAVNSELRIRCELEVLQDNDLHLEKELDEAKELDEAQEKNSDLLEEKAQMARKEDALLQRIQDLEKDLSNEKNSLAEEILDLTQEAGRNIQEAEDTVQALKKENRVLKKINNKTEDLIIKQEEDICYLNGLVTAKNSALMNDRQCIEELYKRVKNLEEERKSLQDRLNECEADKVKTAEEMEKKTSKLEGALEFPLNESKDLMKMKTGEEEQEKDGKYFIRIVDKEVTDLEQIINSAESDLETFRPQMSEEVQGKVLAATGKARLLIAQKVEQFRGLCQQNIDGPKGEEPTILAADLEGFWDMVSIQVKNVHDLFKEVSVLKTNGWKEDLITQTINNVTKGHEKKKPMKVMKKAMKSSSQEQKSRDEARKKLLEERRKAMKEALKTKIGQPDANSSIDGVEILVAEEKITHLQENLPGEKEDEQAKHNEGGPGNEKTKDEEKQKEDHHFLQLVDKEVSESQGLIYNAESDLENFKPEMSEEVQGKKERMDHLHLTHELRVKYEMEWQINESNEEVGDFDEKDTDKRDDNDQLSIEKTVQINELAEDAKDFQEEIKEIETEKDNMRAEMKSLSEENGKLKSVLQENRRRESLLEGQVKRLTEEVMRLNEMSDEKKEQEPSDAAELQRIINKQADQIQSLRKKVLEMEEERRQREADFQEWEKTAHTVRKENSELKVILKDLSRKKGLFIKFEERNKVLEEEVKNLKRKMDENRMEKEKEIRSFSEEIQILRRQLTEELTVSNKIRNEKDAMALHIKKLETENADYMKDVAYFKEWFVKDYTNHCEDVEDCLDKFLEASDRHQLLLKEKLQLMRHARDSDEVEVNGWRVCPNSSD; encoded by the coding sequence ATGGCCCAGGTCCCTGCAGAGGGACCTGAAGATTTGTTGGTTATATCGGAGGAAGTCCTTCCTTCTTGGTCGTTCGGCGGTATCCTTCGGGATAACTTGTATGCTGGACTGTTGGGAGGACTTTGCGGATTGTTATTCATATTATTCTTGAAACATCAGGATGAAAAATTGGCCTGCGAGACGGCAGTTAACTCGGAACTCAGGATTCGATGTGAGCTAGAAGTCTTGCAGGATAATGATCTTCATTTggaaaaggaactggacgagGCCAAGGAACTGGACGAGGCCCAAGAGAAGAACAGCGACCTCCTCGAGGAGAAGGCCCAGATGGCGAGAAAAGAGGATGCTCTCCTGCAGAGGATCCAAGATCTGGAAAAGGATTTGTCCAATGAAAAAAATTCCCTGGCTGAAGAGATTCTTGATCTAACACAGGAGGCTGGAAGGAACATACAAGAAGCGGAAGATACCGTTCAAGCtttgaagaaggaaaatagagttctaaagaagaTTAATAACAAAACCGAAGACTTAATTATTAAACAGGAAGAGGATATATGTTATTTGAACGGCCTCGTTACTGCAAAGAATTCAGCTTTGATGAATGACAGGCAGTGCATTGAAGAACTGTACAAGAGAGTGAAAAATCTTGAAGAGGAACGAAAGTCACTCCAAGATCGCCTAAATGAATGTGAGGCTGACAAAGTAAAAACTGCAgaggaaatggaaaagaagaCATCTAAGTTGGAAGGCGCTCTTGAATTTCCTCTCAACGAAAGCAAGGATCTTATGAAAATGAAGACAGGAGAGGAAGAACAGGAAAAAgatggcaaatatttcataagaatAGTGGATAAGGAAGTCACTGACTTAGAACAAATAATAAACAGCGCAGAATCTGATCTGGAAACTTTCAGACCACAGATGAGCGAGGAGGTACAAGGAAAGGTCCTTGCAGCTACAGGGAAAGCCCGCCTCCTCATCGCTCAGAAGGTCGAACAGTTTAGAGGCCTGTGTCAACAAAACATTGATGGGCCCAAAGGTGAAGAACCCACTATATTGGCTGCAGATCTAGAAGGCTTTTGGGACATGGTGTCCATCCAGGTGAAAAATGTACACGACCTTTTCAAAGAGGTCAGTGTTCTTAAAACTAATGGTTGGAAAGAGGACCTAATTACACAGACCATTAATAATGTCACCAAAGGCCACGAGAAGAAGAAACCAATGAAAGTTATGAAAAAGGCTATGAAGAGTTCCTCTCAGGAACAAAAGTCAAGAGACGAGGCCCGAAAGAAACTGCTGGAGGAAAGACGTAAGGCAATGAAGGAGGCACTGAAAACTAAAATAGGTCAGCCTGATGCAAATAGCAGCATAGATGGAGTGGAAATTCTTGTGGCAGAAGAGAAAATAACCCATTTGCAGGAGAATTTACCAGGAGAAAAAGAGGACGAGCAGGCAAAGCACAATGAAGGTGGCCCAGGTAATGAGAAAACAAAGgatgaggaaaaacaaaaggaagaccACCATTTCTTACAGTTAGTTGACAAAGAGGTTTCTGAATCACAAGGCCTCATATATAATGCTGAATCTGACCTGGAAAACTTTAAACCAGAGATGAGCGAGGAGGTTCAAGGAAAGAAGGAACGAATGGACCATCTGCATTTGACTCACGAATTGAGAGTCAAATATGAGATGGAATGGCAAATTAACGAATCGAATGAAGAAGTAGGAGATTTTGATGAGAAAGATACAGATAAGAGGGACGATAATGATCAACTATCGATTGAAAAAACTGTCCAAATAAATGAGTTGGCAGAAGATGCAAAAGACTTTCAAGAGGAAATCAAAGAAAttgagacagagaaagacaaCATGAGGGCAGAGATGAAAAGCCTTTCAGAAGAGAATGGCAAGTTAAAATCAGTCTTACAGGAAAACAGAAGGCGGGAAAGCCTACTGGAAGGACAGGTTAAGAGATTAACCGAGGAGGTTATGAGACTGAACGAAATGTCTGATGAAAAGAAAGAACAGGAGCCTTCTGATGCCGCTGAACTGCAGCGGATCATAAACAAACAAGCTGATCAAATCCAAAGTTTGAGGAAGAAGGTCCTGGAGATGGAAGAGGAGAGACGACAGCGTGAGGCCGATTTCCAGGAATGGGAAAAAACTGCCCACACGGTCAGGAAGGAGAACTCGGAGCTAAAGGTCATCTTGAAGGACCTCAGTCGAAAAAAGGGACTTTTTATAAAGTTTGAAGAACGTAACAAGGTCCTGGAAGAAGAAGTCAAAAACCTCAAAAGAAAAATGGACGAGAACAGaatggagaaggagaaagagatcaGGTCATTTTCAGAGGAAATTCAGATTCTTAGGAGACAGCTTACCGAAGAATTGACAGTCTCCAATAaaataaggaatgaaaaggaTGCGATGGCCCTCCATATTAAAAAACTAGAAACCGAGAATGCAGATTATATGAAAGACGTGGCCTATTTTAAAGAATGGTTTGTGAAGGACTACACAAATCATTGTGAGGATGTGGAAGATTGCCTAGACAAGTTCTTAGAGGCTTCAGACAGGCATCAGTTGCTCCTGAAGGAGAAATTACAACTGATGAGACATGCAAGAGACTCCGACGAAGTGGAGGTTAACGGATGGCGAGTCTGCCCAAACTCGTCAGACTGA